Within Amycolatopsis sp. FDAARGOS 1241, the genomic segment GGTCGAGCGCGACCGCCGTCTTGTTCGTGTTGTACGCGCGGAAGTAGCTGCTCCCGAAGCGGCTGCCGGCCAGCGCCCGCGACGGATCACCGCCCGGCGGCTCGACCTTGACGACCTCGGCGCCGTAGTCGGCGAGCACCTGCCCGCACACCGCGCCCGCGATGTACTGGCTCAGGTCCACGATCCGCCTGCCGCGCAAGGGCTGCGGAGCGCTCACCGCCGCGCTCCCGCCGCCTGCCGGCGCAGCAGCTGCGCCGGCCGGTAGCGCGGGTCGCCGGTAAGCTCGGCCATCGACCGCAACGCTTCGTACACCGCGGGGGCGCCGGCGAGTTCGAGTGTTTCGAACGGGCCGCGCGGGTGGTTCATGCCGAGCGTCAGGGCGACGTCGACGTCGCCTGCCACGGCCGTGCCCTCCTCGACCAGCCCGGCGGCTTCGTTGACCATGCAGTACGCGAGCCGGTCGACGACGAGCCCGGGCAGCGCCGGGACCTCGACCGAGGCGGCCCCGACCGCGTCCGCGACCGCGGTGACCGCGGGCGTCGGCGCCACCTTCGCCACGTCGTCGCGCACGATCTCGGCGAACAGGTCTCCGGCGGGCGCGCGGTGCAGCCGCAACCAGCCCACGCCGGCCGGCAGCACGTCGAGCCAGCGCCCGTCGGAGCTGTCCACCACGACCTCACCCGACCCGGCGAGCTTCCGCACCGCGGCGATGTCGCCCTCACCCGGCCCGCCGTGGCAGCGGTACAGCGTGATCACGCGCCCGCCGGTCGTGGCCGGCAGCTCGAACGCCGTGGCGTCCGGGCCGGCGGCGATGATCTGCACGCCGGCACCGTCCGAACCGGGTTCGCGCCGCAGCCGGGCGATCGCGGCGCGCGGCTTTTCCGTGGTGTAGTCGTAGAACCCGCGCCCGGCGGCGCGGCCGGTGAAGCCGCTGCGCACGAGCGAACGCGCGAGCGGGATCGGCCGGTAGCGCGGGTCGGCGAACTCGCGCAGCGCCGTCTCCGACGAGCCGAGGTGCGTGTGCAGGCCGGTGAAGTCCAGCAGCGTCAACGGTCCCATCGGATGACCGAGCCCGCCGGACGCGGCCGCGTCGACCGCGCCGGCCGGCACGCCCTGCGTCACGAGCAGCTGTGCTTCGTAGTACAGCGGCCGGCACACGCGGTTGACGATGAAGTTCGGCGAATCCCGGCACACCACGGCGGTCTTGCCGAGCGCCTCCGCGAGTTCGCGTGCCCGCCGCACCACCGCGGCGCTCGTGCCGCCGCCGGCGATCACCTCGACGAGCCGCATCTTGGTGGCGGGGTTGAAGAAGTGCATCCCGACGACCCGCTCCGGGTCGCCGAACGCCTTGCCCATCTCCCCCACGCTCAGCGACGACGTGTTCGACGCGACCACCAGGTCGGCCCGCCCCAGCGCGGCGACCTCGGCGAGCAGTTCCCGTTTCACGGCCAGGTTCTCCACGACCGCTTCCAGGAACACGTCCGCGTCCGGCACCGCCTCGGCGAGGGTCGCGGCCGCAATCGCCGACACCCGCTCGCCCGCCGATTCGGCTTCGGCCCGGATCTTCGCCAGCCCCGACTCGGTCAGCTCCGGCGAGACGTCGACGACGCTCACCGTCGCCCCGGCCTGGTCGAAGACCCGGCTGATGTCGCGGCCCATCGGCCCGAGGCCCGCGACGACGACCTTCACCCCGGCGAGGTCGCTCACGCCGCCACCGCCTCGATCACCGCGGCCACACCCATGCCGCCGCCGACGCACAGGCTCGCCACACCCAGCCGCGCGCCGCGGCGTTCCAGCTCGGCCAGCAGCGTGACCACGAGCCGCAGCCCGCTCTGCCCGGTCGGGTGCCCGAGCGCGATCCCGCCGCCGTTGACGTTCACGCGGTCCTCGTCGAGCTTGAGCTCCCGCACGTTCTGCACGATCTGCGCGGCGAACGCCTCGTTGATCTCGAACAGGTCGATGTCGCTCGTGGCCAGTCCGGCCGACGCGAGCGCGGCCGGGATCGCCGCCGTGGGGCCGATCCCCATCATGCTCGGGTCCACCCCGACCGCGGCGAAGGACAGGATCCGCGCCCGCGGTGTCAACCCGTGCCGTTCGACCGCCTCACCACCGGCGACGACGATGCCCGCCGCGCCGTCGGCCATCTGGCTCGAGTTGCCGGCGGTCACCGTGCCGTCCTGCTGGAACGACGCACGCAGCTTCGCCAGCCGCTCGAGGCTGGTGTCGCGCCGGTAGGTCTCGTCCGTTGCGAGCGAACCGTGCTCGCTCTCGACCGCCACGACCTGGCTGTCGAACCGGCCCTCGTCCCAGGCCGCCATCACGCGCGCGTGGCTGCGCGCCGACCACTCGTCCTGCGCGGCACGGGAGATCCCGAACTCGCGGGAGACCTTCTCCGCGGTCTGGCCCATGTTCATGCCGCAGATCGGGTCGGTGCCCCCGTCGCGCCAGCCGTCGGCGAGGGTGATGTCGCCGCGGCGCGTGCCTTCCCACCGCAGCGTGTACGGCGCGATGAACGGCATCGTGCTCATGCTCTCCACCGCGACGGCGAGCGCGACGTCGGCGCTGCCCGCGAGCACCGACTGGTGTGCCAGCTGCACCGCCTTCAGCCCCGAGGCACACGCCATGTTGACAGTCTGCGCCGGCACCCGCTGGGCCACGCCCGCGCGCAGCGCGACCTGGCGGCCCGGGTTCGGCCCGTTGCCCGCCTGGCGGCAGTTGCTCACCACGGCTTCGTCGACGGCATCGGCCGGCACCCCGGCCCGTTCCAGCGCCGCCGCGCCGGCGAGCCCGCCGAGCTCGACCGTGCGGACATCGCGCAACGCGCCGCCGTAGCGCCCGTTCGGCGTGCGGACGCCCCCCACCAGAAACGCTTCCCTGCTCATCTTCCGCCTCTCGTTGCTCGCGTGCGTCGGGAAAGTGCGTGCGTCAGCCGGCGCGCACCACCCGCTTGGTCTTGTGCGTGCTGCGCGGCAGGCTGCCCTCGGGCACCGGCTCGGCGACGCAGCGCACGGTCAGCTCGGCGCGCACCGCCGCCGCCAGCCGCGGGCCGAAGTCCGCGGCCACGCCCTGCTCGACCTCGACGCGCAGCTTGATCCCGGTCAGGTAGCCGGTTGCGGGGTCGGTGACGTCCTCGTCGAGCACGATCAGGTACTCCCCCGTCGTGCCCGCCGTCCGGCGCACCACCTGCTCGACTGCGCTCGGGAACAGGTTCACGCCCCGCACCACGAGCATGTCGTCGGCGCGGCCGACCACCCCGCCGGCGAGCCGTGAGTGGGTGCGCCCGCACCCGCAACGCTCGCTGTCGCGCACCACGATGTCGCCGGTCCACCACCGCACCAGCGGGGTGGCCTGCTTGTCCAGGTGCGTCAGCACGAGCGCGCCGGGCGTGCCGTCGGGCACCGGCTCGTGCGTCTGCGGGTCGACGATCTCGGCGAAGGCGAAGTCCTCGACCAGGTGCCCGCCGGCCTGTTCCTCGCACTCCCACGCGATGGGCTGGAACTCGAGGCTGCCGTAGCCGTCGAAGCACTTGGCGCCCCACCGGCGTTCGATGTGCGCGCGGGTCGCGGGCACGCCGGCGCCGGGTTCTCCGCCGACCTGGATGCGGCGCACGGCCGACCCGGTCAGCGGCGTGCCCTTGGCCTCCGCCGCCTCGGCGAGGTGCAGGATGAACGACGGCGTGCCGCTGATCGCCGTGGTGCCGTAGCGGAACATCGTCTCGATCTGGCGTTCGGTCTCGCTCGACCCGCCGGGCAGCACGGTGGCGCCCAGCCGCTCGTAGCCGAGCGTCGCGCCGAGCCCGCCGACGAACCACGCGTACCCGAACAGGCACTGGTACACGTCGGTGTCGCGCACGCCCTGCGCGTACCCGGTGCGGGCGTAGAGATCGGCCCACCGCGCCAGATCCGCCGCCGACCACAACACCGGCGCCGGGCGGCCGGTGGTGCCGGACGAGAAGTGCACGCGGCGCACGTCGCGCGGGTCGGCGGTCACGTTGGTACCCCACGGCGCGGCCGCGTCCAGGTCGGCGACGTAGTCCGCCTTCGTGACCACCGGCAGGCGCCGCAGGTCCTCGAGGGTGCGCACGTCACCGGGCTCGAACCCCAGCTCCCGCCATCGCGCCCGGTAGAAGTCGCTGTGGGCGCCCACGTACTCGAGCTGCTTGCGCAGCGCGGCCAGCTGCAGTTCGCGGAGCTGTTCGAGGGGCGCGGTTTCGACCTCGCTCCAGTAGCGGTCGGAGTACGGGCGGACGGTGGTCGGAGAGGTCATGTTCTGCTCCTGCGCAAGCCGTTGACGATGAAGTCGGCGTACTCGTTGGCCACCCGCTGCACGGTCGCGTAGTCCCCGCGCTCGGGGTCGTACCAGAGGCTGATCCAGTTGAGGGCACCCAGCGCCGGCTTCGTGGCCAGCCGGGGATCGACGTCGCGGAACAGGCCTTCGCGCTTGCCCTCGTCGATCACGTCGGCGAACATCTGCTCGTATTCGTCCCGCAGGGCGATCACCTTCCGGTACGCCTCGCGGTGGGCCTGGTTCTCCTGCAGGCGGTGCATCTCCACCGCCTGCACGGCGACCCGCTGGAACGAGTTGCGGGTCATCATCAGCCCGGCGTGGTGGTGCACCATGCGCCACAGCCGGTCGGCACTCGAGATGTCCGCGGTGGCCGCGATGGGCGCGACGCCGGCGATCATCTCCTCCATACCGGTCTGGACGACGTCGAGGAAGATGTCCGCTTTGGTGCGGTAGTAGTGGTAGACGCGGCCCTTGGTCGCGCCCAGCAGCTCGGCGATGCCGTCGATCGTGGTCGCCTCGTACCCGGTCCGGGTGAAGGCGAGCGCCGCGGCCTCGAGGATCTCCCGGGGCCCCGGCCCGGTCCCGGAGCGGGACGTCCTGCCGGTCATGCGGCGGCCCCGGCGGGCACGAAGGCGAGCGGCCGGATCGGCGATCCGGTGCCACCGCGGATGGACAGGGGCGAGGCGGTGAAGAAGAAGTCCCAGACTTCGTCTTCGGCGAGTGTCGAGAGGTTCATGGCCTCCATGATCGGCACTCCGCGTTCGACGAGCAGATGGCAGTGCACCTCAAGCGTCGGATTCGGCATCCGTTCGTAAGCGACGGTGTCGCAGCCACTGGCGACGACGCCGTGCTCGGTGAGCCACTGCGCGCCCGAGAGCACCACGCCCGGCGCACCGGTGTTCGTGCCGAGGAAGGCCGCGTTGTCCTCCCACAGCCCGTCCCAGCCGGTGCGCACGAGCACGACCGAACCGGGCCGGGGCACGGGCTTGTCGGCGAACCACCGCTCGAACAGGTCCGCGTCCACGCCGTCTTCGGGCGTGAGCGGACGGCCCAGCGCGCGGGTGGCGTCCACCAGGTGCCCGCGGCCGGCCATCGGCGCCAGCTCGTGCACGGACACCTCGAGCATGCCCTCGGGGTAGGTCTGGTTCGCCACGATGTCGACGCCGCCGTAGACCTTGCCGAGCTTCGAGACGTGCGCCAGCCCGTCGACGTGGGTGCCGACGTGCCCCCCGGTGGTGATCATCTCCGCGGCCGCGGACACGTCGTCGGGGTACATCACCTCGCCGTGGCGTTTGGTCAGCGAGAAGCTGTACGGCGGGTGGTTCGGGTGGTGCGGCACGCCGGTGTAGAGCTGCTGCGCGAGGTCGTAGACCTTGAACCGCCCCGCGGGCGGGAAGTCGACCTGCTGCTCCCAGGAGGCGCTCACTTCGCGGCCCCGGCGTTCACCGACTCGGCCTTGAGCGCCTCGGCCTTGATGGCCCGGCCCAGCACCAGCCGCTGGATCTCCGACGTGCCCTCGTAGATCTCCAGGATCCGCTGGTCGCGGTAGAGCCGTTCGGCCGGGCACGGCTTGCAGTACCCGGCCCCGCCGTAGACCTGCACGGCGGTGTCGACCGCGCGGTGCGCGGCTTCGCTCGCGTCGAGCTTGGCCATCGCGCCGAGGATCGAGACGTCGCCGCCCTCCTGGTACGTGCAGGCGGCCCGGTGGGTGATCATCCGGGCCGCGGTGAGCCGGGTGGCGACGTCGGCGAGCGGGAACGAGATGCCCTGGTTGTCGATGATCGGCGTGCCGAAGGTCTCCCGCCGCGCGGCTTCGCGCGAGGCGACGTCGTACCCGGCGAGGCCGACGCCGATCGACTGCGCGGCCACGGTGATGCGGCCGGCGTTGAGCGTGAGCATCGCGAGTTTCATCCCGCGGTTGAGCTCACCCAGCATCGCATCCGCACCGACGACCGTGTCGAGCTTGAGGTTGCTGGTGTTGGTGCCGCGGATGCCCATCTTGTCCTCGAGGCGGTCGATGACCACCCCGTCGGCGTCCTTGTCCACCATGAACGCCGTCATGCCGCGCGTGCCGGCCTCGGGGTCGGTCAGGGCGAACACCACGTAGTGCTGCGACGCGCCGCCGTTGCCGATGAAGATCTTCTCACCGCGGATCCGCCAGCCGTCCCCCTCGCGGACGGCGGTGGTCTTGATCCGCGCGGCGTCGCTGCCCGCACCCTCCTCGGTGAGCGCGAAGCTCACGGCCTGGCCCTTCGCCAGCGCGCCGAGGTAGCGGCTGCGCTGCTGCTCGGTGCCGGCCAGCACGACGGGGGTGCCGCCGAGGGCGTACGCGGTCAGGATGGCGCCGGTCGACGCGCAAGCCCGTGAAACCTCTTCGATCACGGCGCAGACCACGTCGAAGCTCGCGCCCTGGCCGCCGTACTCGGTGCCGATGAACAGGCCGGCGAGGCCGGACTCGACCAGGACCTCCACGCTCTCCCACGGGTAGCGCTGCTCGCGGTCGAGCTCCTCCGCCAGCGGCGCGAAGCTCTCGGCGGACAGCTTGCGGGCGAGTTCCCGCCACCGCTGGCCTTCCGGGCTCAGCGGCGGCTCCCAGATCACGGACACGGTCGGGCTCCCATCATTCGTCGGTGGCAGCGGCGGCTGCCGGAGAGGCTTCGGCCGCCTGGTGGCGGCGGCGCACGAGAAGGCGTCCCAGCCCCGCGAAACCGTTGGGCGACACCAACAGCACGAGCGCGAGGACGCCACCGAGGACGATCTTGTCGACATCACCGCCGAACGAGGCGAGCTGCTGCTGCGCGGTGATCAGCGCGGCCCCCACCAGCGGGCCGAGCAGCTGGCGGCGGCCCGGCAGGATCACGGCGGTGAGCATGAACAGCAGGAACGAGGCCGACAGCAGGTCGGGGCTGACGTAGCTGCGCTGGAACGCGTACAGCCAGCCGGCGAGCGCGCTGATCGGGGCGGACACGACGAACACCAGCACTCGCGTGCGGCGCACGTCCACGCCCATCGTCGTCGCCAGTCCCGGGTTCATCTGCGTCATCAGCGCGTTGGCGCCCAGGCGCGAGCGCCGGAACCGCGCGATGAAGAAGACCACGAGCACGAGCAGCACGTAGGCGATCGGCCAGATGTCGGCGTCGGTGCGGGCGACGTACGAACCGCCGATCGCCGGCAGCGTCAGCAACGGGACGCCGACGATGCCGTCGGAACCGCCGAGACCGGACACGTTGGACACCACCGACAGCCCGATGATCGCCGTCGCGTAGGTGACAAGCGAGAACACGAACTCCCGCGTCCGCAGCGTCGCCAGACCGACCAGCAGCGCCAGCACCGCCGCGATCGCCAGCGAAACCAGCAGAGACGGCAGCGGTCCCCAGCCGGACTTCACCGTGAAGTAGGCCGTGGCATACGCGCCGGCGGCCCAGAACAGCGTGTGCCCGAGGCTCACCTCGCCGAGGTAGGACAGCACCACGTCGGCGCCGTAGGACATCATCGCGAAGATCGCGACGAGCACACACGTCGTGTAGATCTGCGTGGAGCCGCCCAGCGCGGCCGGCACGAGGAAACCCGCCACGGCGAGCACGAGCCAGGC encodes:
- a CDS encoding 3-hydroxyacyl-CoA dehydrogenase NAD-binding domain-containing protein translates to MSDLAGVKVVVAGLGPMGRDISRVFDQAGATVSVVDVSPELTESGLAKIRAEAESAGERVSAIAAATLAEAVPDADVFLEAVVENLAVKRELLAEVAALGRADLVVASNTSSLSVGEMGKAFGDPERVVGMHFFNPATKMRLVEVIAGGGTSAAVVRRARELAEALGKTAVVCRDSPNFIVNRVCRPLYYEAQLLVTQGVPAGAVDAAASGGLGHPMGPLTLLDFTGLHTHLGSSETALREFADPRYRPIPLARSLVRSGFTGRAAGRGFYDYTTEKPRAAIARLRREPGSDGAGVQIIAAGPDATAFELPATTGGRVITLYRCHGGPGEGDIAAVRKLAGSGEVVVDSSDGRWLDVLPAGVGWLRLHRAPAGDLFAEIVRDDVAKVAPTPAVTAVADAVGAASVEVPALPGLVVDRLAYCMVNEAAGLVEEGTAVAGDVDVALTLGMNHPRGPFETLELAGAPAVYEALRSMAELTGDPRYRPAQLLRRQAAGARR
- a CDS encoding thiolase family protein translates to MSREAFLVGGVRTPNGRYGGALRDVRTVELGGLAGAAALERAGVPADAVDEAVVSNCRQAGNGPNPGRQVALRAGVAQRVPAQTVNMACASGLKAVQLAHQSVLAGSADVALAVAVESMSTMPFIAPYTLRWEGTRRGDITLADGWRDGGTDPICGMNMGQTAEKVSREFGISRAAQDEWSARSHARVMAAWDEGRFDSQVVAVESEHGSLATDETYRRDTSLERLAKLRASFQQDGTVTAGNSSQMADGAAGIVVAGGEAVERHGLTPRARILSFAAVGVDPSMMGIGPTAAIPAALASAGLATSDIDLFEINEAFAAQIVQNVRELKLDEDRVNVNGGGIALGHPTGQSGLRLVVTLLAELERRGARLGVASLCVGGGMGVAAVIEAVAA
- a CDS encoding phenylacetate--CoA ligase family protein, which codes for MTSPTTVRPYSDRYWSEVETAPLEQLRELQLAALRKQLEYVGAHSDFYRARWRELGFEPGDVRTLEDLRRLPVVTKADYVADLDAAAPWGTNVTADPRDVRRVHFSSGTTGRPAPVLWSAADLARWADLYARTGYAQGVRDTDVYQCLFGYAWFVGGLGATLGYERLGATVLPGGSSETERQIETMFRYGTTAISGTPSFILHLAEAAEAKGTPLTGSAVRRIQVGGEPGAGVPATRAHIERRWGAKCFDGYGSLEFQPIAWECEEQAGGHLVEDFAFAEIVDPQTHEPVPDGTPGALVLTHLDKQATPLVRWWTGDIVVRDSERCGCGRTHSRLAGGVVGRADDMLVVRGVNLFPSAVEQVVRRTAGTTGEYLIVLDEDVTDPATGYLTGIKLRVEVEQGVAADFGPRLAAAVRAELTVRCVAEPVPEGSLPRSTHKTKRVVRAG
- a CDS encoding TetR/AcrR family transcriptional regulator, whose amino-acid sequence is MTGRTSRSGTGPGPREILEAAALAFTRTGYEATTIDGIAELLGATKGRVYHYYRTKADIFLDVVQTGMEEMIAGVAPIAATADISSADRLWRMVHHHAGLMMTRNSFQRVAVQAVEMHRLQENQAHREAYRKVIALRDEYEQMFADVIDEGKREGLFRDVDPRLATKPALGALNWISLWYDPERGDYATVQRVANEYADFIVNGLRRSRT
- a CDS encoding cyclase family protein, which codes for MSASWEQQVDFPPAGRFKVYDLAQQLYTGVPHHPNHPPYSFSLTKRHGEVMYPDDVSAAAEMITTGGHVGTHVDGLAHVSKLGKVYGGVDIVANQTYPEGMLEVSVHELAPMAGRGHLVDATRALGRPLTPEDGVDADLFERWFADKPVPRPGSVVLVRTGWDGLWEDNAAFLGTNTGAPGVVLSGAQWLTEHGVVASGCDTVAYERMPNPTLEVHCHLLVERGVPIMEAMNLSTLAEDEVWDFFFTASPLSIRGGTGSPIRPLAFVPAGAAA
- a CDS encoding acyl-CoA dehydrogenase family protein; the protein is MSVIWEPPLSPEGQRWRELARKLSAESFAPLAEELDREQRYPWESVEVLVESGLAGLFIGTEYGGQGASFDVVCAVIEEVSRACASTGAILTAYALGGTPVVLAGTEQQRSRYLGALAKGQAVSFALTEEGAGSDAARIKTTAVREGDGWRIRGEKIFIGNGGASQHYVVFALTDPEAGTRGMTAFMVDKDADGVVIDRLEDKMGIRGTNTSNLKLDTVVGADAMLGELNRGMKLAMLTLNAGRITVAAQSIGVGLAGYDVASREAARRETFGTPIIDNQGISFPLADVATRLTAARMITHRAACTYQEGGDVSILGAMAKLDASEAAHRAVDTAVQVYGGAGYCKPCPAERLYRDQRILEIYEGTSEIQRLVLGRAIKAEALKAESVNAGAAK
- a CDS encoding branched-chain amino acid ABC transporter permease codes for the protein MTNAVHAGRAPAPASSAAGTAGRARRLGPGVRVTAWLVLAVAGFLVPAALGGSTQIYTTCVLVAIFAMMSYGADVVLSYLGEVSLGHTLFWAAGAYATAYFTVKSGWGPLPSLLVSLAIAAVLALLVGLATLRTREFVFSLVTYATAIIGLSVVSNVSGLGGSDGIVGVPLLTLPAIGGSYVARTDADIWPIAYVLLVLVVFFIARFRRSRLGANALMTQMNPGLATTMGVDVRRTRVLVFVVSAPISALAGWLYAFQRSYVSPDLLSASFLLFMLTAVILPGRRQLLGPLVGAALITAQQQLASFGGDVDKIVLGGVLALVLLVSPNGFAGLGRLLVRRRHQAAEASPAAAAATDE